The Thermosinus carboxydivorans Nor1 DNA segment CACAAGGAAGTAGTACAGAGCATTTTCCAGAAGATTTACGACCAGGGGGACATTTACAAAGCGACCTATGAAGGCCAATATTGTACGCCGTGTGAAACGTTCTGGCTGGAGCGCCAGCTGGTAGACGGCAAATGTCCTGACTGCGGCCGCCCGGTGGAGCTTGTGCAGGAGGAGAGCTATTTTTTCCGATTGTCTAAGTACCAGGACCGGCTGCTCCAGTATATTGAGGAGAACCCAGATTTCATTCAGCCCGCATCACGGCGCAACGAGATGATCAACTTTATCAAGAGCGGCCTGGAAGACCTTTGTGTTTCCCGGACCACTTTCGACTGGGGCATTCCGGTGCCGTTCGACACCAAGCATGTAGTGTATGTGTGGTTTGATGCGCTAGTCAATTATATTACCGCCGCGGGCTACCTGCACGACCGCGAAAAGTTTAACAAATACTGGCCGGCTGACGTGCATCTTGTGGGCAAAGAAATCGTTCGCTTCCATACCATTATCTGGCCGATTATTCTTATGGCCTTGGGCATTGAGCTGCCGAAGATGGTGTACGGTCATGGCTGGCTGGTCGTCGAAGGCGACAAGATGTCCAAATCCAAGGGGAACGTCATCGACCCGCTGGCCCTGATTGACGAATTTGGCGCCGACGCCATCCGTTATTTCCTCCTTAAAGAGATTACCCTCGGCCTGGACGGCAACTTCTCCCGCGAAGCACTAATTAGCCGCATTAACGCCGATTTGGCCAACGACCTTGGCAATCTGCTTCATCGCACTCTTAGCATGATCGGTCGGTTTAACGGCGGTGTTATCGAGGGCCCGGGCGCAAACGAGCCCATCGATCTGGAACTGGTGGAGCTGGCGCAAAATACGGCCGCCGCTTACGAAAAGCACATGGAAAATATGGAAATTAACGCCGCCATCAAGGAAGTATGGGGCCTCATCGGCCGCGCCAACAAATACATTGATGAGACGGCGCCGTGGGCGTTGGCCAAAGATGCAACCAAGAAGAGCCGGTTGAACACCGTGTTGTATAACCTGGCTGAGGTGCTGCGGATCGTCAGCATCCTTATCTCGCCGTTCATGCCGCAAGCGGCGCCGAAGATCTGGTCTCAGCTCGGCATTGAAGATAATTTTGGCAACATGCGGCTGGACGATGCCCAGCGGTGGGGCCAGCTTAAAGCTGGCACGCGGGTAAACAAACCGGAACCGATTTTCCCGCGCATTGAAGTAAAAGCCGACGAAGAACCGGCAGCGACAGCCACCCCGCGCCCGCCGGTGGCAGCAGCCGCTCCGACGCCGGCTGAAATCACCATTGACGAATTTGCCAAAATGGACCTCAGGGTGGCGAAGGTGCTGGCCTGTGAGAAAGTGCCGAAAGCCGACAAACTACTCAAACTTACTGTTGACCTCGGCGCCGAACAGCGCACCATTGTTTCCGGCATCGCCCTGCACTACCAGCCGGAAGACTTGGTAGGCAAAAATGTCGTGCTGGTAGCTAACCTTAAACCGGCTAAAATCCGCGGCATCGAATCGCGCGGTATGGTGCTGGCTGCTTCAAGCGGTGACAAGCTGGTGCTGGTGGACGCGCCCGACATGCCGCCCGGCAGCAAGGTGAAATAGCATGCTGTTTGACTCCCATGCCCATGTTGACGACAAACGGTTCGACGCCGACCGGGCCGAGGTAATCGCCCGGCTGGCGGCTGGCGGCGTAACCGGCTTTCTCAACGTCGGGGCCGACATGGCTTCGTCGGCCCGCTCGCTCACTTTGGCCGAGCAGTATGACAATATCTATGCCGCCGTGGGCGTCCACCCCCACGACGCCAAAGACGTGCGAGAAAGCGACTATGACCAGCTTGCTGCCTGGGCCGCGCATCCCAAGGTGGTAGCCATTGGCGAGACCGGCCTTGACTATTATTACAACCTGTCGCCGCGTGAGGTGCAGCAGCGAATTTTTATCCGCCACCTGGACCTGGCGCGGCAGCTAGACTTGCCCTTTATTATCCATGACCGCGATGCGCACGGTGATGTGCTGGCTATCATCAAAAAAGAAGCGAAAGGGTTGCGCGGCGTTTTTCACTGCTTTTCTGGGAGTCTGGAAATGGCCCGCGAAGTGATTAAACTGGGCTTCTATGTGTCGCTGGCCGGCCCGGTGACATATCCCAACGCCGCGAAGCTCAAGGAAGTCGCTGCCAGCGTCCCCCTTGAGCGGTTGCTTATCGAAACCGATTCGCCCTATC contains these protein-coding regions:
- the metG gene encoding methionine--tRNA ligase, encoding MSRKSFYITTPIYYPSDRLHIGHAYCTTIADAIARYKRLAGYDVFFLTGSDEHGQKIERKAKEHGVTPIEYVDKIVASFKHLWEKLNISNDDFIRTTETRHKEVVQSIFQKIYDQGDIYKATYEGQYCTPCETFWLERQLVDGKCPDCGRPVELVQEESYFFRLSKYQDRLLQYIEENPDFIQPASRRNEMINFIKSGLEDLCVSRTTFDWGIPVPFDTKHVVYVWFDALVNYITAAGYLHDREKFNKYWPADVHLVGKEIVRFHTIIWPIILMALGIELPKMVYGHGWLVVEGDKMSKSKGNVIDPLALIDEFGADAIRYFLLKEITLGLDGNFSREALISRINADLANDLGNLLHRTLSMIGRFNGGVIEGPGANEPIDLELVELAQNTAAAYEKHMENMEINAAIKEVWGLIGRANKYIDETAPWALAKDATKKSRLNTVLYNLAEVLRIVSILISPFMPQAAPKIWSQLGIEDNFGNMRLDDAQRWGQLKAGTRVNKPEPIFPRIEVKADEEPAATATPRPPVAAAAPTPAEITIDEFAKMDLRVAKVLACEKVPKADKLLKLTVDLGAEQRTIVSGIALHYQPEDLVGKNVVLVANLKPAKIRGIESRGMVLAASSGDKLVLVDAPDMPPGSKVK
- a CDS encoding TatD family hydrolase, with amino-acid sequence MLFDSHAHVDDKRFDADRAEVIARLAAGGVTGFLNVGADMASSARSLTLAEQYDNIYAAVGVHPHDAKDVRESDYDQLAAWAAHPKVVAIGETGLDYYYNLSPREVQQRIFIRHLDLARQLDLPFIIHDRDAHGDVLAIIKKEAKGLRGVFHCFSGSLEMAREVIKLGFYVSLAGPVTYPNAAKLKEVAASVPLERLLIETDSPYLTPQPHRGRRNEPAHVRYVAETIAALRGLSLEQVAAATAANARELFRLP